In Candidatus Obscuribacterales bacterium, a single genomic region encodes these proteins:
- a CDS encoding FAD binding domain-containing protein, producing MDLHSVDTYRRPKTLQELGDWQPTWAWLAGGTWLFTEPQPQVQTLVDMQALGWDELTVTPTGLTLGATCPMQRLISDRLPEPWTAMQALQQGVQELASFKVQTLATVAGNLCLALPAGTFAPVMVLLDAEYELWTPAGAMRRVPAQQFQTGARQTILQPGEVLRSMHIPAQSMTWTTSYHRFCSASAGLAIALVTAAYDPVAQQVRFCIGASVGRPYLVQAEGIPTIPQLADLLDAQIPASAYLDDTLASAAYRRHLTQVLMGRALADLPC from the coding sequence ATGGACTTACACAGTGTTGATACCTATCGTCGTCCCAAAACCCTCCAAGAACTGGGGGATTGGCAACCTACCTGGGCTTGGCTAGCCGGAGGCACTTGGCTGTTTACCGAACCCCAACCCCAGGTGCAAACTCTAGTCGATATGCAGGCGTTAGGCTGGGATGAGTTAACGGTGACACCTACCGGTTTGACCCTCGGGGCCACCTGTCCCATGCAGCGGCTGATCAGCGATCGCCTCCCAGAACCCTGGACTGCCATGCAGGCCCTGCAGCAAGGCGTGCAGGAACTGGCCTCGTTCAAAGTGCAAACCCTGGCGACCGTGGCGGGCAATCTTTGCTTGGCGCTGCCGGCGGGTACCTTTGCGCCGGTGATGGTGCTGCTGGATGCCGAGTATGAGCTGTGGACACCAGCGGGGGCGATGCGGCGGGTGCCGGCCCAGCAGTTTCAAACGGGGGCAAGGCAGACGATCTTGCAGCCGGGGGAGGTGCTACGCTCCATGCATATTCCTGCCCAGTCTATGACCTGGACTACCAGCTATCACCGGTTTTGCTCGGCATCAGCGGGATTGGCGATCGCCCTGGTGACAGCGGCCTACGATCCCGTGGCGCAACAGGTGCGGTTTTGCATTGGCGCATCGGTGGGCCGGCCTTATCTGGTGCAAGCCGAGGGCATTCCCACGATCCCTCAGCTTGCCGATTTATTAGACGCTCAGATTCCCGCCAGTGCCTACCTCGACGACACCCTAGCCAGCGCCGCCTATCGTCGCCATCTTACCCAGGTGCTGATGGGCCGTGCCCTTGCCGATCTACCTTGCTAA